The following are encoded together in the Robertmurraya sp. FSL R5-0851 genome:
- the rnc gene encoding ribonuclease III, producing MSKYGKEREKRSFRSYDKLFKEFQAEQGISFTDEKLLKQAFTHSSYVNEHRRKPYEDNERLEFLGDAVLELTVSQFLYKKYPMMSEGELTKLRAAVVCEPSLVRFANELSFGKLVLLGKGEEMTGGRERPALLADVFEAFIGALFLDKGIETVIGFLERVVFPKINEGAFSHVMDFKSQLQELVQRDGIGTIEYKILLERGPAHNREFVSKVCLNNEELGQGTGRSKKEAEQHAAQMALEKIKSHLNGAKEQLEEKQQE from the coding sequence ATGAGCAAGTACGGAAAAGAAAGAGAGAAACGTAGCTTTCGCTCTTATGATAAATTATTTAAAGAATTTCAAGCAGAACAAGGAATTTCCTTTACAGATGAGAAGCTATTAAAACAAGCATTTACCCATTCATCATATGTGAATGAGCATCGTAGAAAGCCCTATGAAGATAATGAGAGGCTTGAATTTTTAGGAGACGCTGTATTAGAATTAACCGTTTCACAATTCCTTTACAAGAAATACCCGATGATGAGCGAAGGAGAGTTGACGAAGCTTCGTGCAGCCGTTGTTTGTGAGCCCTCTTTAGTAAGGTTTGCAAACGAACTTTCTTTTGGGAAGCTAGTCCTTCTTGGAAAAGGGGAAGAAATGACAGGAGGCCGTGAGCGTCCAGCCCTGTTAGCGGATGTGTTTGAAGCATTTATTGGAGCTCTCTTTTTAGATAAAGGAATTGAAACAGTGATTGGATTTTTAGAAAGAGTAGTATTTCCTAAAATTAACGAAGGTGCTTTTTCTCATGTGATGGATTTTAAAAGTCAGCTGCAAGAGCTTGTACAAAGAGATGGAATTGGTACAATCGAATACAAAATTTTACTAGAGCGAGGACCTGCCCATAATAGGGAGTTTGTCTCAAAGGTTTGTTTGAACAACGAAGAGCTTGGACAAGGTACAGGGAGATCAAAGAAAGAAGCGGAGCAGCATGCTGCACAAATGGCTTTAGAAAAGATCAAATCGCACCTTAATGGAGCAAAAGAACAGCTAGAAGAAAAACAACAGGAGTAG
- the fapR gene encoding transcription factor FapR, producing the protein MKKSKKERQRLLIETIKENPFITDEELAYQFTVSVQTIRLDRLELSIPELRERIKNVAEKRFDDEVRSLPIDEVIGEIIDIELDQTAISIFDVKHEHVFKRNQIARGHHVFAQANSLAVAVINDELALTAKANIQFTRSVKENERVIAKAKVLRIDEEKGRTLVEVKSFVNNELVFTGEFEMYRYKK; encoded by the coding sequence ATGAAAAAAAGTAAAAAAGAACGTCAACGACTTTTAATAGAAACAATAAAAGAAAACCCGTTTATTACCGATGAGGAGCTTGCTTACCAATTTACGGTTAGCGTACAAACCATCCGGTTAGACCGGTTAGAGTTATCGATTCCTGAGCTACGGGAAAGAATAAAGAATGTCGCTGAAAAGCGGTTCGACGATGAAGTACGTTCTTTACCAATCGATGAAGTGATTGGTGAAATTATTGATATTGAGCTTGACCAAACGGCTATTTCTATTTTTGATGTCAAGCATGAACATGTGTTTAAGAGAAACCAAATCGCAAGGGGTCACCACGTTTTTGCTCAGGCTAATTCATTAGCGGTTGCAGTGATCAATGATGAATTGGCTTTAACGGCAAAGGCAAATATTCAATTTACCAGATCAGTTAAGGAAAATGAACGAGTTATTGCAAAAGCAAAAGTGTTACGAATTGATGAAGAAAAAGGTAGAACTCTTGTGGAAGTAAAAAGTTTTGTGAATAATGAACTAGTATTTACTGGTGAATTTGAAATGTACCGGTATAAAAAATGA
- the fabD gene encoding ACP S-malonyltransferase — translation MGKLAIIFPGQGSQTVGMGKAFAETNVEVQSVFEQADKKLGFSLSNLIFEGPQEELTKTTNTQPALLTTSIALFEQFKKAEIKADYMAGHSLGEYTALVAAGAIGFEDGVYAVRRRGEFMEEAVPNREGAMAAVLGLERDTLAEAVEKAAAEGDVVGLANMNCPGQIVISGSRKGVELASQLAKEAGAKRVLPLEVSGPFHSQLMKPASGRLGEVLDEISISEAAVPVIANVNAQEMTGAEEIKERLLEQLYSPVLWEDSVKHMIELGVDTFVEIGPGKVLSGLVKKVDRSVQTYSISDEETLLATIHALKERTV, via the coding sequence ATGGGTAAATTAGCGATTATCTTTCCTGGACAAGGATCACAAACAGTTGGAATGGGAAAAGCCTTTGCAGAGACAAATGTGGAAGTTCAATCTGTTTTTGAACAAGCGGACAAAAAATTAGGATTTTCTCTATCCAATCTTATTTTTGAAGGCCCACAAGAGGAGCTAACGAAAACTACGAACACTCAACCTGCGCTCTTAACTACATCGATTGCGCTGTTTGAGCAATTCAAGAAAGCTGAGATAAAAGCAGACTATATGGCTGGTCACAGCTTAGGTGAATACACAGCTTTGGTAGCTGCTGGAGCGATTGGTTTTGAGGATGGAGTGTATGCGGTTCGTAGACGTGGTGAGTTTATGGAAGAAGCTGTTCCTAATCGAGAAGGAGCGATGGCTGCAGTATTAGGCCTAGAACGCGATACTTTGGCAGAAGCGGTAGAAAAAGCAGCGGCTGAAGGAGACGTAGTAGGCCTTGCGAATATGAATTGTCCTGGCCAAATTGTCATTTCAGGCTCAAGAAAAGGAGTGGAACTTGCTTCCCAGCTTGCAAAGGAAGCAGGAGCAAAACGAGTTCTTCCACTTGAAGTTAGTGGACCATTTCATTCACAGTTAATGAAGCCAGCATCTGGTCGTTTGGGAGAAGTGTTGGATGAAATTTCAATTAGTGAAGCGGCTGTTCCTGTTATCGCCAATGTGAACGCACAAGAAATGACAGGTGCTGAGGAAATTAAGGAGCGGTTGCTTGAGCAGCTATACTCTCCTGTATTATGGGAAGATAGCGTGAAACATATGATTGAACTTGGTGTAGATACTTTTGTTGAAATCGGTCCTGGAAAAGTATTATCTGGTTTAGTAAAGAAAGTGGATCGTTCCGTTCAAACTTATTCCATTTCAGACGAAGAAACACTACTAGCAACAATTCATGCATTAAAGGAGAGAACCGTATGA
- the fabG gene encoding 3-oxoacyl-[acyl-carrier-protein] reductase — protein sequence MKLLGKVALVTGASRGIGRDIAIELAKAGANVAVNYAGSEARANEVVQEIQSLGREAFAVQCDVANGDSVAEMVKQTIERWGSLDILVNNAGITRDNLIMRMKEDEWDDVINTNLKGVFLCTKAVTRQMMKQKSGRIINISSVVGESGNAGQANYVAAKAGVIGLTKTTAKELAPRGITVNAVAPGFITTDMTDKLTDEIKEGMLKMIPLAKFGEPKDIANAVTFLASDDSRYITGQTIHVNGGMVM from the coding sequence ATGAAACTTTTAGGGAAAGTGGCACTTGTTACAGGTGCTTCACGTGGAATAGGAAGAGACATTGCTATTGAACTAGCAAAAGCGGGAGCCAATGTAGCGGTTAACTACGCTGGAAGTGAAGCTCGTGCAAATGAAGTGGTTCAAGAAATTCAAAGTCTTGGAAGAGAAGCATTTGCCGTTCAATGCGATGTTGCTAATGGAGATTCCGTGGCAGAGATGGTTAAGCAAACGATAGAACGTTGGGGAAGCCTAGATATCCTTGTCAATAATGCAGGTATCACAAGAGATAACTTGATTATGCGTATGAAGGAAGACGAATGGGACGATGTTATTAATACCAACCTTAAAGGTGTGTTCCTTTGTACAAAGGCCGTTACTCGCCAAATGATGAAGCAGAAGAGTGGAAGAATTATTAATATTTCTTCCGTTGTAGGTGAAAGCGGGAACGCTGGTCAAGCCAATTATGTGGCAGCAAAGGCTGGAGTAATTGGTTTAACGAAGACGACAGCTAAGGAACTTGCTCCTCGTGGGATCACGGTTAATGCAGTTGCACCTGGTTTTATTACGACTGATATGACAGATAAGTTAACTGATGAGATTAAAGAGGGAATGTTAAAGATGATTCCACTAGCTAAATTTGGCGAACCGAAAGATATTGCCAATGCAGTTACGTTTTTAGCATCTGATGACAGCCGCTACATTACAGGACAAACCATCCATGTAAACGGCGGAATGGTCATGTAA
- the plsX gene encoding phosphate acyltransferase PlsX translates to MKLALDAMGGDHAPKEIVLGAMKAVQAFDDLHICLVGDEAKIKEHLTTHERISILHTEEVILGTDEPVKAVRRKKDSSMVLAAKLVADGEADGCISAGNTGALMATGLFVVGRIEGIERPALAPTLPTIGGEGFLLLDVGANVDSKPEHLLQNAIMGSIYAENVRGVKNPRVGLLNIGTEEKKGNELSKLAFDLLKEAPVNFIGNVEARDLLDGVADVVVTDGFTGNMVLKTIEGTALSVFKMLKTTLYSSLKTKLAAAVLKPDLMQLKAKMDYSEYGGAGLFGLKAPVIKAHGSSDANSVYNAIRQTRDMVEKKVAPTIKDAILKYTEAREE, encoded by the coding sequence ATGAAATTGGCCCTTGATGCAATGGGAGGCGACCATGCTCCAAAAGAGATCGTTCTAGGAGCGATGAAGGCCGTTCAAGCTTTTGATGATTTACATATATGTTTAGTTGGTGATGAAGCGAAAATTAAGGAGCATCTCACAACTCACGAAAGAATATCGATTTTACATACGGAAGAGGTCATTTTAGGCACGGATGAGCCTGTCAAAGCGGTAAGACGAAAGAAAGATTCATCCATGGTTCTAGCTGCAAAGTTGGTTGCTGACGGAGAGGCTGATGGATGTATTTCTGCAGGTAATACAGGGGCATTAATGGCGACTGGTTTGTTCGTAGTAGGTCGTATTGAAGGGATTGAAAGACCAGCCTTAGCACCAACCCTACCGACGATTGGTGGGGAAGGGTTTCTTTTGCTTGATGTTGGTGCAAATGTTGACTCAAAGCCTGAACACTTATTGCAAAATGCCATCATGGGTTCCATCTATGCTGAAAACGTAAGAGGGGTAAAGAATCCAAGAGTGGGGCTTTTGAATATTGGAACAGAAGAGAAAAAAGGAAATGAGCTATCCAAGCTTGCTTTTGATCTTCTAAAAGAAGCGCCTGTTAACTTTATTGGAAACGTGGAAGCAAGGGATTTGCTTGATGGGGTGGCAGATGTTGTGGTCACCGATGGATTCACTGGCAATATGGTATTAAAGACGATTGAAGGAACGGCTTTATCTGTATTTAAAATGCTAAAGACAACGCTGTATAGCTCTTTGAAGACGAAGCTAGCAGCGGCTGTTTTAAAGCCAGACCTTATGCAATTAAAAGCAAAGATGGATTATTCAGAGTATGGTGGTGCGGGATTGTTCGGACTAAAGGCACCCGTTATTAAAGCTCATGGATCATCTGATGCAAACTCCGTTTACAATGCAATTAGACAAACGAGGGACATGGTCGAAAAGAAGGTTGCGCCTACGATTAAAGACGCGATATTAAAATACACAGAAGCAAGAGAGGAGTAA
- a CDS encoding acyl carrier protein produces the protein MADVLERVTKIIVDRLGVEENQVTLEASFKDDLGADSLDVVELVMELEDEFDMEISDDDAEKISTVGDAVNYIKSTQ, from the coding sequence ATGGCAGATGTATTAGAGCGCGTAACGAAGATTATCGTTGACAGACTTGGAGTAGAAGAAAATCAAGTGACTCTTGAAGCTTCTTTCAAGGATGATCTTGGTGCTGATTCCCTTGACGTAGTAGAACTAGTTATGGAATTAGAAGACGAGTTTGATATGGAAATCTCTGACGATGATGCTGAAAAGATTTCTACAGTGGGTGACGCTGTGAATTACATAAAAAGTACTCAATAA